A portion of the uncultured Bacteroides sp. genome contains these proteins:
- a CDS encoding DUF4266 domain-containing protein, with product MMRYVLLAVCVCYTLLMMTSCASVKPYQKSKLNDAEMVLSSRSIERYENNFLMYREGASGGNGGKTGGGCGCN from the coding sequence ATGATGAGGTATGTACTTTTAGCGGTATGCGTGTGTTACACGCTTTTGATGATGACTTCGTGCGCAAGTGTGAAGCCATATCAGAAATCGAAACTTAATGATGCGGAGATGGTGCTTTCCAGCCGCTCGATTGAGAGATATGAGAATAATTTTCTGATGTATCGTGAAGGTGCGTCGGGTGGTAATGGAGGCAAAACCGGCGGCGGTTGCGGCTGTAACTAA
- a CDS encoding FAD:protein FMN transferase: MTLVKVQTKLMGNTFEFCTLSESEKLGHEQIACGINEVKRIEKLLTTFSDDSVTNEVNAQAGIQPVAVPQEFYDLVFRAQKISGLTKGYFDLSYGSLDKDFWNFNKSLTQLPDRHKAKKAVHLIDYKNIILDGDAKTVFLKNKGMRIGFGGIGKGYAADCAKRVMLEAGVKDGIVSAAGDLNAWGYQEDGSPWTVGIANPNLKESYFSTLNITNKSVATSGNYEKFVVINNQLYSHTINPKTGYPIKGIKSVTIITVSAELADAMATPISILGVTDGLSMINQLNGIECILVDDANRLYVSNNIKLIK; this comes from the coding sequence ATGACTTTGGTGAAGGTTCAAACAAAACTAATGGGGAACACCTTTGAGTTTTGTACGCTGAGTGAAAGCGAGAAGTTGGGGCACGAGCAAATAGCTTGTGGCATAAATGAGGTGAAGCGGATTGAAAAACTGCTGACCACGTTTAGCGATGATAGTGTGACCAACGAGGTGAATGCTCAAGCGGGCATTCAGCCGGTTGCTGTGCCTCAGGAATTTTATGATCTGGTATTCAGAGCACAGAAGATTTCGGGACTGACGAAAGGTTATTTTGACCTGTCGTATGGCTCGTTGGACAAGGATTTCTGGAACTTCAATAAGTCGTTGACACAACTGCCGGATAGACACAAAGCCAAAAAGGCGGTTCATCTCATTGATTATAAGAACATTATACTGGATGGCGATGCCAAAACGGTATTTCTTAAAAATAAAGGGATGCGCATTGGGTTTGGTGGCATTGGCAAAGGATATGCTGCTGATTGCGCCAAACGAGTGATGCTGGAGGCAGGGGTGAAGGATGGCATTGTGAGTGCTGCGGGCGACCTTAATGCATGGGGCTATCAGGAGGATGGTTCGCCATGGACAGTGGGAATTGCTAATCCGAATCTTAAAGAGAGCTATTTTTCTACACTCAACATCACCAACAAATCGGTTGCCACATCGGGCAACTACGAGAAGTTTGTGGTGATTAACAATCAACTATATTCGCACACGATTAATCCTAAAACGGGCTATCCGATAAAGGGAATCAAGAGTGTGACGATCATAACCGTTAGTGCCGAATTAGCTGATGCGATGGCTACACCCATCAGCATTCTCGGGGTGACCGACGGGTTAAGTATGATTAATCAATTAAACGGCATTGAATGCATTCTTGTGGATGATGCAAACAGGCTTTATGTATCAAATAATATTAAATTAATTAAATGA
- a CDS encoding thioredoxin family protein yields MMKRMAITLGLIVVAICVQAQVSSLNEAQTLAKKDGKLILLKFSGSDWCAPCIQLQKVIIDDPAFTSFANQKLVLLLADFPRQKKNQLPKAQQEQNDRLAEVYNPEGEFPCMILLDTDGRVLHKWSGFDKKQSAQDYVTEISRYTK; encoded by the coding sequence ATGATGAAGAGAATGGCAATTACGCTGGGACTTATAGTGGTGGCTATATGTGTTCAAGCTCAAGTTAGCAGCCTGAATGAAGCACAAACTTTGGCTAAAAAAGACGGCAAACTTATCTTACTTAAATTTTCGGGCTCCGATTGGTGTGCCCCGTGTATTCAATTGCAAAAAGTGATTATTGATGATCCGGCATTTACTTCATTTGCCAATCAAAAGTTAGTGCTTTTGCTAGCCGACTTTCCTCGTCAGAAGAAAAATCAATTGCCTAAAGCACAACAAGAGCAAAATGATAGATTGGCGGAGGTGTATAACCCCGAAGGCGAGTTTCCTTGCATGATTCTGCTGGACACAGACGGGAGAGTGCTTCACAAATGGAGTGGTTTTGACAAGAAACAATCTGCACAGGATTATGTGACGGAGATTAGCCGTTACACAAAATAG
- a CDS encoding M28 family peptidase: MGKSVFAFAGVIILCAIVLHSCANSKKNEQIPVIDELDFNTDSVFSFIQNQVNFGPRVPNSKSHVDCGNYLIKELSRFKADVIVQEATVSAYNGERLNIRNIIGRYNVNKKNRILLCAHWDTRPYADWDPDISKQNTPIDGADDGASGVAVLLETARQISLKNTTFGIDIIFFDAEDYGPPHSLQNPPKGNWWCLGSQYWAKHPHVPNYQANFGILLDMVSSSNATFLKEGVSVKYAASVVESIWSQARDLGYSQYFKDALLPNGITDDHLFVNTIANIPCVDIINTDTATDHGFPKHWHTHNDNISVVDINTLAAVGRTVLKIIY, translated from the coding sequence ATGGGAAAATCAGTCTTCGCTTTCGCTGGAGTAATTATATTATGCGCTATTGTTTTACATTCGTGTGCTAATTCAAAAAAGAACGAGCAAATACCCGTTATTGATGAGCTAGATTTTAACACAGATAGTGTATTTTCTTTTATTCAAAATCAAGTTAATTTTGGGCCACGCGTGCCAAATTCGAAAAGCCATGTAGATTGTGGAAACTATTTGATTAAAGAGCTTTCTCGCTTTAAAGCTGATGTAATAGTGCAAGAAGCTACTGTCTCTGCATATAATGGAGAACGATTAAATATTCGAAATATAATAGGACGGTATAACGTTAATAAAAAGAACAGAATACTGTTATGTGCACATTGGGATACACGCCCTTATGCCGATTGGGATCCCGATATTAGCAAACAAAACACTCCGATAGATGGAGCTGATGATGGGGCAAGTGGCGTGGCTGTTCTTTTGGAAACGGCAAGGCAAATTAGTCTGAAAAACACTACATTTGGAATTGATATTATCTTTTTTGATGCAGAAGACTATGGACCACCACATTCTTTACAGAATCCTCCTAAAGGCAACTGGTGGTGTTTAGGCTCTCAATATTGGGCGAAACACCCACATGTACCTAACTACCAAGCTAATTTCGGGATTTTGCTTGACATGGTTAGTAGCAGTAATGCTACATTTTTGAAAGAAGGAGTATCAGTGAAATATGCAGCATCAGTAGTAGAATCTATTTGGTCTCAAGCAAGAGACTTAGGGTATAGTCAATATTTCAAAGATGCACTGTTGCCAAATGGAATTACAGATGACCATTTGTTTGTTAATACCATTGCTAATATTCCATGTGTTGACATCATTAATACCGATACGGCAACAGATCATGGATTTCCGAAGCATTGGCATACTCATAACGATAATATAAGTGTTGTTGACATTAACACTTTAGCGGCTGTTGGACGTACCGTTCTAAAAATAATCTATTGA
- a CDS encoding S41 family peptidase translates to MRKILVHAILIISLTTSSCQNVQRNNLADKRQEKEFIHGSNIHIDSCDSELSHKLAQLCKIWGFLKYYHPAIATGKYNWDFELFRTMQSILKAPSKSDQERVYCNWIQGLGDVRKSRKSIIINPDSVKMYPELSWIEDSLNLGKVSKQLIELKFAARSGKHHYYVSVEGTMNAQFENESPYLSLSYPDAGYRLLALFRYWNAIQYYYPYRYLIKENWDSVLTRFIPLFIHAKDRAEYMRVLLKLIVCIGDTHAGLFDQLNTLDSYKRYRGAAEISFIEGKAIVVKSESTEKVKNSGLEVGDIILSINGESMEEIASRKIPDISASNYPTKLREVASNLLVTNNEMLYVEFDRNGKRESSFILCSPYENSDGLSRMQQDKPLINHITPENILYLNLGSKEGGSIPEAIDAKGIIIDLRCYPSQKVKGYWDFEQLYPNSTAFAKATEPSIETPGLFSFKSVSTVGKKNTEFFKGKKIILINEFSQSHAEFMAMKYRCAPNTLVIGSTTAGADGNVSNIVLPGNIYTSFTGLGIYYPDGRETQKIGIIPDIEVKPTIRGVRSGHDEVLDKAIELINK, encoded by the coding sequence ATGAGAAAAATCTTAGTTCATGCAATTCTTATAATTTCACTAACTACATCATCTTGTCAAAACGTTCAAAGAAACAATTTGGCAGACAAAAGGCAAGAAAAAGAGTTCATCCATGGCTCCAATATTCATATTGACTCATGTGATTCAGAACTGAGTCACAAACTGGCTCAGTTATGTAAAATATGGGGCTTTTTGAAGTATTACCACCCTGCCATAGCTACGGGTAAATATAATTGGGATTTCGAACTATTCCGAACGATGCAATCCATTCTTAAAGCTCCATCAAAATCAGATCAGGAGCGAGTTTATTGCAACTGGATTCAAGGCTTGGGAGATGTGAGAAAATCAAGAAAATCAATCATTATTAATCCCGATTCGGTAAAAATGTACCCCGAGCTTTCGTGGATTGAAGATTCATTGAACTTAGGTAAAGTATCGAAGCAATTAATCGAACTAAAGTTTGCGGCAAGAAGTGGCAAGCATCATTATTATGTAAGCGTTGAAGGAACGATGAATGCTCAATTCGAGAATGAGTCGCCTTATTTATCACTCTCCTATCCCGATGCAGGATATCGACTTTTAGCACTGTTTCGCTATTGGAACGCTATTCAATATTATTATCCATATAGATACCTGATTAAAGAAAATTGGGATAGTGTACTCACACGATTTATTCCACTATTTATTCATGCCAAAGATAGGGCAGAATATATGAGAGTGCTATTGAAACTAATAGTATGTATCGGTGACACGCATGCCGGATTATTCGACCAATTAAATACTTTAGATAGCTACAAAAGATACAGAGGAGCAGCTGAGATTAGTTTTATTGAGGGTAAGGCAATAGTTGTGAAGTCAGAGAGTACGGAGAAGGTTAAAAACAGTGGATTAGAGGTGGGCGATATTATATTGAGTATCAATGGAGAATCTATGGAGGAGATTGCATCAAGAAAAATACCTGATATATCAGCCTCCAACTATCCGACAAAACTTCGGGAAGTTGCTTCCAATTTATTGGTAACTAACAACGAAATGTTGTATGTCGAGTTTGACCGCAACGGTAAACGGGAATCCAGTTTTATCTTGTGTTCGCCTTATGAGAATAGCGATGGACTCTCTAGAATGCAACAAGACAAACCTCTAATTAATCATATTACCCCTGAAAATATTCTTTATTTGAATTTAGGATCTAAAGAAGGAGGAAGTATTCCCGAGGCTATAGATGCAAAAGGAATCATTATTGATCTCCGATGCTACCCCTCTCAAAAAGTGAAAGGGTATTGGGATTTTGAACAATTGTATCCCAACTCAACTGCATTTGCAAAAGCAACGGAACCGAGTATTGAAACTCCCGGATTATTTAGCTTTAAAAGCGTGAGTACAGTGGGGAAAAAAAATACAGAGTTTTTTAAAGGTAAAAAAATCATTTTGATTAATGAGTTTTCTCAAAGTCATGCTGAATTTATGGCTATGAAGTACAGATGCGCTCCCAATACGCTTGTCATCGGTAGTACAACTGCGGGAGCTGACGGTAATGTGTCTAACATTGTATTACCGGGAAATATTTACACTTCTTTCACAGGGTTGGGAATTTACTATCCCGATGGTAGAGAAACTCAGAAAATAGGTATTATCCCCGATATCGAAGTTAAGCCTACTATTAGAGGCGTGAGGTCAGGCCATGATGAGGTGCTGGATAAGGCTATTGAGCTCATCAATAAATGA
- a CDS encoding Vat family streptogramin A O-acetyltransferase — translation MTNGPDPNKLYPNENIKQVCYIKNVVTNPNIIIGDYTYYDDIDGAEDFEKHVTHHYPFIGDKLIIGKFCAIAKGIQFIMNGANHQMNSVTTYPFGIMMNGWEKAMPALDDLPLKGDTIVGNDVWIGQNVTVMPGVTIGDGAIIAANSVVTKDVPPYHVVGGNPARIVRKRFDDELVNYLLDLKWWDWPAEKITANLPILCSSDLELIKTIE, via the coding sequence ATGACTAACGGACCAGACCCCAACAAATTATATCCCAACGAGAATATCAAGCAAGTGTGCTATATCAAGAATGTAGTGACCAACCCTAATATTATCATTGGAGATTATACGTACTATGATGATATCGATGGTGCAGAAGATTTCGAGAAGCACGTCACTCACCACTATCCGTTTATTGGAGATAAACTAATTATTGGCAAGTTTTGTGCCATAGCCAAAGGTATTCAATTCATTATGAACGGAGCGAATCATCAGATGAATTCGGTGACAACGTATCCATTTGGGATCATGATGAATGGATGGGAAAAGGCAATGCCAGCGTTGGATGATTTGCCTTTGAAAGGAGATACGATAGTGGGCAATGATGTGTGGATTGGGCAAAACGTAACTGTAATGCCGGGCGTAACCATTGGTGATGGAGCAATTATTGCTGCTAACTCGGTGGTGACGAAGGATGTACCGCCTTATCATGTTGTAGGAGGAAACCCTGCTAGAATAGTAAGGAAGCGATTTGACGATGAATTAGTCAACTATCTTCTAGACCTGAAATGGTGGGATTGGCCTGCAGAAAAGATTACGGCTAACTTGCCGATTCTCTGCAGTTCGGATCTAGAGTTGATTAAAACAATAGAATAA
- a CDS encoding ABC transporter ATP-binding protein, protein MKDVIIECDKITHYYGTRLIYENLTFEVEKGKILGLLGKNGTGKTTIINILNGYLNPSSGYCRLFGEEMRHISPQTKSRIGLLLEGHIQHTYFNIVQIEKFYSQFFPNWRKDAYYELLKKTQVSTTQKISTMSCGQRSQVTLGLLFAQNPELLILDDFSMGLDPGYRRLFVQYLKEYSTAEDKTIFLTSHIIQDMELLIDDCLILDYGRILLHKPTQYILESFKRYRFSSNADEIKKNNDLWNTEKIGATWETYSFLPQEKVSEILSPYNISNLTVNKISLEDAFIGLTGKY, encoded by the coding sequence ATGAAAGATGTAATTATTGAATGCGATAAAATAACGCATTATTATGGCACTAGGCTTATTTATGAAAACCTGACTTTTGAAGTAGAAAAAGGAAAAATATTAGGTCTTCTTGGGAAGAATGGAACAGGCAAAACTACTATTATCAATATACTAAACGGTTACCTCAATCCAAGTTCCGGTTATTGCCGCTTGTTTGGTGAAGAGATGAGACACATCTCACCTCAAACCAAAAGCCGTATCGGTTTATTGCTCGAAGGGCATATCCAACATACTTATTTCAATATTGTCCAGATAGAAAAATTTTATAGCCAATTTTTCCCTAATTGGAGAAAGGATGCCTACTATGAGTTACTAAAGAAAACGCAGGTCTCTACGACGCAGAAGATCAGCACCATGTCGTGCGGACAACGCTCGCAGGTGACCTTAGGCCTACTTTTTGCCCAGAATCCGGAGCTACTCATACTAGACGACTTTTCCATGGGACTTGATCCAGGATACAGACGTTTGTTTGTGCAATACCTCAAAGAATATTCTACGGCCGAAGACAAAACAATCTTCTTAACATCACATATCATACAAGATATGGAGCTGCTCATAGACGACTGCCTAATTCTCGACTATGGGAGAATTCTTCTTCATAAACCAACCCAATATATTTTAGAAAGCTTCAAACGATATCGATTTTCATCAAATGCTGATGAAATAAAGAAGAATAACGATTTATGGAATACAGAAAAAATAGGTGCCACATGGGAGACTTATTCTTTCCTTCCACAAGAAAAGGTGAGCGAAATACTATCTCCATATAATATCAGCAACCTTACAGTAAACAAGATTTCACTAGAAGATGCTTTTATCGGGTTAACCGGAAAGTATTAA
- a CDS encoding DUF4857 domain-containing protein: protein MKQKSKIYTLILLLVTAMGFYTIPALVKMMTEDADDYPFVYYSSILKDFCFVEYQNTDALMHDRAGNVYTQTQFDSLLPLLNYRQLILDGRLPDSIDGHEVSASILQAKNVVYRYSPDKIYTPESGLYIMYESAPKRINGDTPTDVFRFTDKIEFIDIKSNRVKPEKSHSFQQAIDKAGYAFPPQWISGNMNPMKPYDQGYFSLDAKGELYHIKMVNGRPFVRNTHIGEKMKIERFVMVEMADKRFSGFLFDQQGFVYIIEADKEKYKPLKLDIDTIDIKHDEMLVMGNLLYWTVTVTRQDKQSYYALETGPLKRVAAHEVIGSIGKWEIASKWLFPVYLEFESNTTKYIAPVARFTGYYVFFSNLILALLVAFFIPNTKGKRAFYSTYVLLTGIVGLIALSILPDFIKKKANKS from the coding sequence ATGAAACAAAAATCAAAAATATATACCTTAATTTTGTTGCTTGTAACAGCCATGGGCTTCTACACTATTCCAGCTCTCGTGAAGATGATGACCGAAGATGCTGATGATTATCCATTCGTATACTACAGTTCTATCTTGAAAGATTTTTGCTTTGTAGAGTATCAAAATACAGATGCTCTCATGCATGACAGAGCCGGCAATGTGTATACCCAAACCCAATTCGACTCGCTATTGCCTCTGCTCAACTACCGTCAACTCATCCTTGATGGACGACTCCCCGACTCGATAGACGGACATGAGGTCTCGGCCTCTATCCTACAGGCAAAAAACGTAGTCTACCGATACAGCCCTGATAAAATATACACACCCGAAAGCGGACTATACATTATGTATGAGTCAGCGCCCAAAAGGATAAACGGAGATACTCCCACAGACGTCTTTCGCTTTACAGATAAAATAGAGTTCATTGATATTAAATCGAATAGAGTAAAACCCGAAAAGAGCCATTCCTTTCAACAAGCGATAGATAAAGCAGGATATGCATTTCCCCCACAATGGATTTCAGGTAATATGAATCCAATGAAACCATACGACCAAGGCTACTTTTCTCTTGATGCAAAAGGGGAGTTGTATCACATAAAAATGGTTAATGGCCGTCCTTTTGTGCGTAACACCCACATAGGAGAAAAGATGAAGATCGAACGCTTTGTGATGGTAGAGATGGCCGATAAGCGATTTTCAGGTTTTCTGTTTGATCAACAAGGATTTGTTTATATAATCGAAGCTGACAAAGAGAAATATAAGCCACTCAAACTAGATATTGATACCATAGACATCAAACATGACGAAATGTTGGTTATGGGTAATCTTCTCTATTGGACTGTAACAGTTACACGACAAGACAAACAGTCATACTACGCTTTGGAGACCGGACCGTTGAAACGTGTAGCGGCGCATGAAGTGATAGGTAGCATCGGAAAATGGGAGATCGCTAGTAAATGGCTATTTCCTGTATATCTGGAGTTTGAGAGCAATACAACAAAGTACATTGCACCTGTTGCTCGTTTCACCGGATACTATGTTTTCTTCTCAAATCTAATTTTGGCACTGCTCGTGGCATTCTTCATTCCCAATACCAAAGGTAAGCGAGCATTCTATTCGACGTATGTTTTGTTGACTGGTATCGTGGGACTTATAGCATTATCTATCTTACCGGATTTTATAAAGAAGAAAGCAAATAAATCCTAG
- a CDS encoding TonB-dependent receptor, whose protein sequence is MNRLSLIFITFLCFGSLQANNAKSGGYTVSIRIIDSKQKTPLEYALIYLSGNDKKHSAISDEDGKVNMQGIAHGKYQLTVSYLGYEKYMKEIILNGNLSLTVLMKSTLNSLDEVVVTASESKGMTSSSIIDRKAMEHLQPSSFSDLLELLPGGYAVDPSLTSANSIDMRGVSVNSNDYKTSSLGTSFLMDGVPISTDANMQYTSGPEMSINGGGYADASRSTTNKGIDMRSLSTDQIERVEFIRGIPSAKYGNLTSGLVKIERKKGAGKLEGRFKVDSDSKLLAISKGLDICKRTSLNLGLDFLDARADPTDKFEGYQRINTSMRLNRKWQHKNDSELQWNVTLDYGHTLDDVKTDPDTGYTPTDSYKSSYNRFALSNNLLWIFNKPAFLKKVELITATSYELDKIEQHKFVQITAPTAIPNTTEQGESDGIYLPANWVSELIVDGKPLSLFAQGSTTSNFTTLNIVHNLLTGLEWTYDKNFGKGQVYDVTRPPSSDMSTRPRRYSDIPANQECSFFAEDAVSVPLGRNQLQVIAGVRDMSVLNLGAEYTMNGKVYIDPRINTEWTFPIFNINKKPLTVSLSAGIGWQSKTPTLNQLYPDFVYNDIVQLNYYHNNPDYRRINLMTYKNKVINYDLEPARNRKWEVRLNASYDNNNLSVTYFRESMTNGFRTQKQYTQTQVYKRYDSSAINSKTLTGPPDLANIPYTNDTILSLFSASTNGSATLKEGVEFTFSSKRIEALKTRLTITGAWFKTNYDNSIPIYRASSQVLNGKAIQEIGIYESTGGYEKQRFNSNFMFDTYIPVISFEFSTSLQCVWFSTSKTKQYSGMPLAYVDLKGETHPYTEIEMNDARLQWLNIAVSPTAFQTQKVPFGMNINLKMSKTFKELFRVSLFVNKLLDYHPDYVSNGVTIRRNVSPYFGAELTLKL, encoded by the coding sequence ATGAACCGACTATCACTCATCTTCATCACTTTCTTATGCTTTGGATCGCTACAAGCAAACAATGCCAAGAGTGGAGGATACACTGTTTCTATTAGAATCATTGATAGCAAACAGAAAACGCCACTCGAATATGCACTGATCTATCTGTCCGGAAACGACAAAAAACACAGTGCAATAAGTGACGAAGACGGGAAAGTAAATATGCAAGGCATTGCCCACGGCAAATATCAACTGACAGTATCTTATTTAGGATACGAAAAATACATGAAGGAAATTATCCTGAATGGGAATCTATCCTTGACAGTTTTAATGAAATCCACTCTCAACAGTTTGGATGAGGTGGTTGTCACAGCATCCGAATCAAAAGGAATGACCAGTTCTTCCATCATCGACCGAAAGGCCATGGAGCATTTACAGCCATCCAGTTTCAGCGATTTACTCGAATTATTGCCCGGAGGATATGCAGTAGATCCATCTCTCACATCGGCAAATTCGATTGATATGAGAGGGGTTAGCGTCAATAGCAATGACTACAAAACATCTTCACTTGGTACCTCCTTTCTAATGGATGGAGTTCCCATATCTACCGATGCCAACATGCAATATACGTCTGGCCCCGAAATGTCTATAAACGGAGGTGGATATGCCGATGCGAGTAGAAGTACAACAAACAAAGGAATAGATATGCGCTCACTATCTACTGACCAAATTGAGCGTGTCGAATTTATACGCGGCATCCCTTCTGCAAAATATGGCAATCTGACCAGTGGATTAGTGAAGATAGAACGAAAAAAAGGAGCCGGCAAGTTGGAAGGACGATTCAAAGTAGACTCTGACAGTAAATTATTAGCCATTAGTAAAGGCTTAGACATTTGCAAAAGAACAAGCCTAAATCTTGGGCTCGATTTTCTTGATGCGAGAGCCGACCCCACAGATAAATTTGAAGGCTATCAGCGTATAAACACCTCTATGCGACTCAATCGCAAATGGCAGCACAAAAATGACTCGGAGCTACAATGGAATGTAACTCTGGACTATGGGCACACGCTAGATGACGTCAAAACCGATCCGGACACAGGATATACGCCTACCGATAGTTACAAATCAAGTTACAATCGATTTGCATTAAGCAACAATCTTTTGTGGATTTTCAACAAACCGGCTTTTTTAAAGAAAGTAGAGCTTATCACTGCTACATCCTATGAATTAGATAAAATAGAACAGCATAAGTTTGTGCAAATAACGGCTCCTACAGCTATCCCAAACACGACAGAACAAGGAGAATCAGACGGGATCTACCTGCCGGCAAACTGGGTGTCTGAATTGATCGTGGACGGTAAGCCACTCTCCCTTTTTGCACAAGGCTCGACAACATCAAACTTCACAACGCTTAACATTGTCCACAATCTCCTCACAGGGTTAGAGTGGACATACGACAAGAATTTCGGGAAAGGACAAGTCTATGACGTAACCCGCCCCCCATCATCCGACATGTCTACTCGTCCGCGACGTTATTCGGATATACCCGCCAACCAGGAATGCTCATTCTTTGCCGAAGATGCAGTCAGTGTGCCTTTAGGTCGCAACCAACTACAAGTAATTGCAGGAGTAAGAGACATGAGTGTATTAAACCTTGGCGCAGAATACACCATGAACGGAAAAGTCTATATTGACCCGAGGATAAATACCGAATGGACATTTCCCATATTCAATATTAATAAAAAGCCTCTAACAGTATCTCTGTCGGCAGGGATAGGCTGGCAAAGTAAGACTCCCACTCTCAATCAGTTGTATCCAGACTTTGTCTACAATGACATTGTTCAATTGAATTATTACCACAACAACCCCGATTACCGAAGAATCAATTTAATGACCTATAAAAACAAGGTCATCAATTACGATTTAGAACCTGCCCGCAACAGAAAATGGGAAGTCCGTTTAAATGCATCTTACGACAATAATAACCTTTCCGTTACCTATTTTCGTGAGTCAATGACCAACGGATTTCGAACACAAAAGCAATACACACAGACACAAGTATATAAGAGATATGATTCGTCCGCCATTAACTCAAAAACGTTAACCGGCCCTCCCGATCTTGCCAATATTCCCTATACCAATGACACTATCCTATCCTTATTCAGTGCATCAACCAATGGAAGTGCCACTTTGAAAGAAGGAGTAGAATTTACTTTTTCCTCCAAACGCATCGAAGCACTAAAGACAAGACTCACCATTACAGGGGCTTGGTTCAAGACGAACTATGATAACAGCATACCTATTTATAGAGCCTCAAGCCAGGTACTTAACGGTAAAGCAATACAAGAAATAGGAATCTACGAATCAACCGGAGGATACGAAAAGCAACGATTCAACAGCAATTTCATGTTCGACACCTACATTCCGGTTATTAGTTTTGAGTTTTCCACATCTCTCCAGTGTGTGTGGTTCTCAACAAGCAAGACGAAACAGTATAGCGGAATGCCGCTGGCTTATGTTGATCTGAAAGGAGAAACTCATCCTTATACAGAGATAGAAATGAATGACGCCAGACTTCAATGGCTCAACATCGCAGTAAGTCCTACCGCCTTTCAAACCCAAAAGGTACCATTTGGGATGAATATCAACCTTAAGATGTCGAAAACATTCAAAGAGCTATTCAGGGTATCCCTATTCGTAAACAAATTACTGGATTATCACCCCGACTATGTATCAAACGGTGTGACCATCAGACGAAATGTATCACCCTATTTTGGCGCTGAATTAACCCTCAAATTATAA